From the genome of Nitrospinaceae bacterium:
GTGGGGTTCGCTGGGTTTTATCGTCGCTGCCATGGGTGTTGGCCGTATTATTGAGGCGTACTCAATCGGTTGGATGTTTCCGGTTCTTTTTGGAAGTGGAATGATTCTCTTGCTCGTAGTGAGGACATTTCCCCAAAAGTTGGAAAGTGGAACTTCTCATTTCAGGCGAGATTTGAAGGGACTTCTTAAATCCAAGCCCCTGCTCCATTTTTTCGGAAGTGCCATTCTTGCGGCGATAAGCGCAGGCCCTTTTGGCCTTTATTTCAGCATATATCTTCGAGAACTTGGCATGTCGGCGATGCTTATTGGCCTAGCTTGGACGATAGGTGTTGTTAGCGAAATATTTTTCCTCTGGTATGCGCATGATATTCAGAAACGAATTGGCCTAAAAGCCATGATCGCCGCGGGAATTTTCGCCTTGGCCCTGAGGTGGGAGTTCACGACCTGGACTACTAATATTGTGGCCCTGCTTGCGATTCAGATGCTCCACGGAGTTACGTTTGGTATCTATCATGTCGGGGCTGTGCAGTTTGTGGACAAGATGAGCGGGGATGCTATCAAGAATACGGGGCAGGCTCTTTATACCGCTGCGACGTTTGGCGTTGGCTCAACTTTCGGTGCTTTGTTGGCGGGCTGGCTTCTTCCTCAATTTGGATTTGTTACTTTAATGCACTGGGGAGCGGCGCTGGCAACAATTTCCGGGGTCTGGTTTGTTTTGTTAACGAAGATTCCGTCCGAGGATACAGAGGTGAGTCCGGATACGCGGTAGACAACTCTGTTTTATGGCAGTTTTAGCTGGACGGCTACACCGCCTTCGGGGCCCGAGGTGGATGAAACGTGTTTAACGCCTTCAGCTTCGGCGCTTTGGGGCACACTCGTTGAGGGCTCTCCCTCGTCGAGCCATACTTCTAATAGTTCGCCGGAACCCATT
Proteins encoded in this window:
- a CDS encoding sulfurtransferase TusA family protein — its product is MPFINSRERRPTLKPDKTLNLLGEICPMTWVRTKLAIEEMGSGELLEVWLDEGEPSTSVPQSAEAEGVKHVSSTSGPEGGVAVQLKLP
- a CDS encoding MFS transporter, which translates into the protein MIKGLSIPPSWRMPAFYFLHFFGVGVTLPFLNVYYYSVGITAVQLGYLNAAARFSTSLAPPLVGVLADRLGRGREIMLFCVALGSFLALGLWWSQGFWALLFLVTLYSASRGAVGPIAENTSLRQVEKSGGQYGRLRWWGSLGFIVAAMGVGRIIEAYSIGWMFPVLFGSGMILLLVVRTFPQKLESGTSHFRRDLKGLLKSKPLLHFFGSAILAAISAGPFGLYFSIYLRELGMSAMLIGLAWTIGVVSEIFFLWYAHDIQKRIGLKAMIAAGIFALALRWEFTTWTTNIVALLAIQMLHGVTFGIYHVGAVQFVDKMSGDAIKNTGQALYTAATFGVGSTFGALLAGWLLPQFGFVTLMHWGAALATISGVWFVLLTKIPSEDTEVSPDTR